AGTGAACGGACTTTACTATAAAGAGCTGTTTTCGAAAAAAGAAGGGGGCAATCTGCCTCATCTTGTCATCGCAGAAAACGAGAACATGCAATCCCGCTTCGTCGTGGAGAAGATCCTCTCGCTTCGCGAAGAGGGGATCCAACTCGAGGAAATGGCGGTGCTATTCCGTTCATCGTTCCTTTCGTTCGACCTGGAAATTGAATTGACGAAAGCAAATATTCCTTTTGTAAAATACGGCGGGTTCAAGTTCATTGAGACCGCGCACGTCAAGGACATGATCGCATATCTGCGCGTGCTGGAAAATCCGCGAGATTTGGTCTCCTGGAACCGTATTCTCCTGCTTATAGAAGGTGTGGGACCAAGAACCGCTGAGACTGTGGCGGACGACATCATGAATAAAAGGCTCGGCCATGGAGCAGATGGACGAGAAACTATGGTGTCTGAAAAGTTCTGGCAGGATTATCACGCTTATCCGAAAGGTGTTCAGAAGCTTTTCGATACACTCAAAAGCGCTTCGTCGCCAAGAATGTCCCCCGCGGAAAAGTCATATCACATCCTGAATTATTACAAACCAATACTTACCTCTCAGTACGACGATCATCCGAAGAGGTTGAAAGACCTTGAGATGTTCCAGAATATCGCGGAGCGCTATAATGATGTTGAGACATTCCTCGCAGACATGGCCCTTGAACCGCCAAACGAAAGCGTCGTTGACGTTGAGTCTCCGGGAAAAGAGGAGGAGCTGCTTGTATTATCCACCATTCACAGCGCGAAAGGTCTTGAATGGAAGGTCGTATTCATTATCTATGCTCTCGAAGGACGTTTTCCGTCCATGAAGGCACAATCGGACAGCGAGGAAATGGAGGAGGAGTTGCGGCTCATGTATGTGGCATGTACCCGCGCCAAGGACCATCTTATTATCACGTATCCGATAAATATCTTTGACAGAGAAAGCGGGGCAGTCCTTTCGAAACCATCGCGGTTTATCGACGGGATCGCAGATCATTTATTGGAGCCGTGGGTCGTGGAGTAGCTTATTGAAAGGGGAAAATCGATCTTTTCTTTGCAGGCACACTGCTGTCCGGCAGGTTCTGAAAGGCCACAGAGGAGACGATGGGGGATGCTAGATCCTTCTTGAACGGTTGGAAAACAATATCAAACGCAAGTCACGACCACCCAGTCAGCAGTTATGTCTACAAGGGGGCCACTTTAGGAGGGAACTCCACTTTTCTTTGCTGCCCCGCTAGGGTTCGAACCTAGACTCTTCTGATCCAGAGTCAGACGTGTTGCCAATTACACTACGGGGCAAAATCTAAACTGGCGCGATATTCATCGCGGGTTCTAATATACGAAAGCATTTCTATTTAGGCAAGAAAAATGGGGATTCAATAAGGGGAGCAGGGTTCGGATGATGACAAATGACAATTGACGATTGCCGAATAGAGAGCGCCCCCCCGTTCTATCCAGCCCCGGAAAACCCTGCCTTAAGCCGCGTCGCTGCATGTCGAGCATACATCACTTTAACAGGACCAGTACTCGAGTCGTCCGGCTATTCGCCCACTCCATCGTGCAGAAATAAATTCCGCTCGGGCATTTTGATGCATTCCATTCGGTCCGATGGAGGCCTGCCGGGACAAACCCGTCGACGAGGATTGCGACTCTCTGGCCGAGCCGATTTATAATGAAAATCCTTACCCGGCCAGAAGCAGGTACTGCATACTCGATGGTCGTGGAAGGATTGAACGGATTAGGATAGTTCTGCGAGAGAGATGCCTTTTGCGGGATGCTTTTGCCGGGATTTCTGACCGGGGTGATGCTGCCAAAGATCCTTCCGGAGATGGACGCCCCCTTCAGACGATACTCCGGATCGACACCATCCCACCAATAATAGAGTCCAATGCTGTCGACTACATCATCGTTAACGAAACCGTTGTGGCTCGACATTGTTACCAATCTTCTTTCCACTCCAAAGATATTCTCTGTCGTGTCGCGCGTGATCATCATCGGGAGGGAATCGTTGAAGATAGGAAGATACGAATAGATGTCCCCCTTCTTCTTGGAGAAGTCATATCGAAGGATCTCCGACGAGTCGAAGGGCCAGAATTGATAGATCTTGGAGCTGTCTTTTCTCAGATAGAAAAGAGTGAAATACTCGCAGAAAAACGGTTTGTAGGTCCGATGATTCGGGAGGACCGTATCCGCCCCAAGATAGAATGTTTCGACCCCGCTTGGTCCCTCAATGTCGGAGCTTGTAAGCTGATACTGCCAGGCGGACCCTGTTTCGAATGGAAAATCGAAGACGGATTGAGAATACGAAACTGAGCAGGCAGTGAATGTTAACAAGAAGATTTTTTTCATACGATTTCCTGGCCACAACGAAATGAAGACTCCAAGAGACGAGATTGAGTTCATTATTTTGTGAGCACCAGCCTTCTGGTTATCAGCGTATTCCCCGAGGAGAATTGATAGAAATACATTCCGCTGGCAAGAGATTCGGACGAGAGGACGACGGTGTGGACTCCCGTCTGCGCTCCGCCGTGAAAGAGCACCGATATTTTTCTTCCCAACGGATCGAACAACGTCAATGCGGCGGCACCGTCATGGGGCATGAAGAATTGAATCTGTGTCGATCCATTGAACGGGTTCGGATAATTCTGGTAGAGATGAAACCCGGAAGCAATGTCGGGCTGCGGGCGGACCAACACGGATGTGCCGTAGTCTATCCCACCGATTTTAGCATAGACCAATGTATCGGAGGTCAGAGAAACCGTACTTTGATCCAGATCGTTATAGCCTGATTGGATCGAGGTAAGCCCGAGGCCTTGTGTAAGCGTATAAGAAATAAACGGGCCGTAAATAACCAGGGTGAAATAGTATTTGCAAGGATGCAGAGCACCAAAATAATTTGCCGGACCCGACGTTTCCACGAACGTCCCCCCCAAACCACGCAGAAGGCATCCGGCGAACGAGGAATGCCCCGGAGCCAGTAAACTGTCGATCACATATTCCTGC
The Bacteroidota bacterium genome window above contains:
- a CDS encoding ATP-dependent helicase, which encodes MNGLYYKELFSKKEGGNLPHLVIAENENMQSRFVVEKILSLREEGIQLEEMAVLFRSSFLSFDLEIELTKANIPFVKYGGFKFIETAHVKDMIAYLRVLENPRDLVSWNRILLLIEGVGPRTAETVADDIMNKRLGHGADGRETMVSEKFWQDYHAYPKGVQKLFDTLKSASSPRMSPAEKSYHILNYYKPILTSQYDDHPKRLKDLEMFQNIAERYNDVETFLADMALEPPNESVVDVESPGKEEELLVLSTIHSAKGLEWKVVFIIYALEGRFPSMKAQSDSEEMEEELRLMYVACTRAKDHLIITYPINIFDRESGAVLSKPSRFIDGIADHLLEPWVVE
- a CDS encoding T9SS type A sorting domain-containing protein, which produces MKKIFLLTFTACSVSYSQSVFDFPFETGSAWQYQLTSSDIEGPSGVETFYLGADTVLPNHRTYKPFFCEYFTLFYLRKDSSKIYQFWPFDSSEILRYDFSKKKGDIYSYLPIFNDSLPMMITRDTTENIFGVERRLVTMSSHNGFVNDDVVDSIGLYYWWDGVDPEYRLKGASISGRIFGSITPVRNPGKSIPQKASLSQNYPNPFNPSTTIEYAVPASGRVRIFIINRLGQRVAILVDGFVPAGLHRTEWNASKCPSGIYFCTMEWANSRTTRVLVLLK
- a CDS encoding T9SS type A sorting domain-containing protein, coding for MKTSLKSALVSAALCLAASLAHSQTDSALSFYPLQIGDRWEYRSSTYGGMGGVSIPLHYYFVSVTGDTMLSNGRKYFIVQSTERTEVHPNFQRIDSMTSQVFAVDTASDPQEYVIDSLLAPGHSSFAGCLLRGLGGTFVETSGPANYFGALHPCKYYFTLVIYGPFISYTLTQGLGLTSIQSGYNDLDQSTVSLTSDTLVYAKIGGIDYGTSVLVRPQPDIASGFHLYQNYPNPFNGSTQIQFFMPHDGAAALTLFDPLGRKISVLFHGGAQTGVHTVVLSSESLASGMYFYQFSSGNTLITRRLVLTK